A stretch of Gemmatimonas aurantiaca T-27 DNA encodes these proteins:
- the pnuC gene encoding nicotinamide riboside transporter PnuC codes for MTSLSAFCHWLDAHGSSCMEVAGFLTGVVNVWLVTRQNIWSWPIGVANALFYTVVFARTGLYSDTGLQVVYFVLSLYGWWHWWRGGPTADTLPVTRTSRALAFRLSLIGVITWLLLWTITARIPGAALPHIDSALVAASLIAQWMMTRKLAENWLVWIVVDIIYVGVFINRQLPLTAVLYAVFFALAVSGHMQWRASWRNAQADEQPA; via the coding sequence ATGACCAGCCTCTCCGCGTTTTGCCACTGGCTCGACGCCCACGGGTCGTCCTGCATGGAGGTCGCCGGCTTCCTGACCGGTGTCGTGAACGTGTGGCTGGTCACGCGCCAGAACATCTGGAGCTGGCCGATCGGGGTGGCCAACGCGCTGTTCTACACGGTGGTGTTTGCGCGCACGGGCCTCTATTCCGACACCGGCCTGCAGGTCGTGTATTTCGTGTTGTCACTGTATGGCTGGTGGCATTGGTGGCGCGGTGGACCGACGGCGGACACACTGCCGGTGACACGCACATCACGCGCACTGGCATTCCGTCTCTCGCTCATTGGCGTGATCACCTGGCTGTTGTTGTGGACCATCACGGCACGTATTCCCGGTGCCGCTTTGCCACACATCGATTCAGCACTCGTCGCCGCCAGCCTCATCGCGCAGTGGATGATGACGCGCAAGCTGGCCGAGAACTGGCTGGTGTGGATCGTCGTCGACATCATCTACGTGGGTGTATTCATCAACCGGCAGTTGCCGCTCACGGCGGTGCTGTATGCCGTGTTCTTTGCATTGGCCGTATCGGGACACATGCAGTGGCGCGCGTCGTGGCGTAATGCCCAGGCTGACGAGCAGCCCGCATGA
- a CDS encoding TonB-dependent receptor, whose protein sequence is MSRRSLVRHGRTPRPGRLRTAAASLSIVVLTLAPVALHAQGTRPTRPDTATSDTTARRIEGVLVNAIRAGNEAPIAQKTIGRAAITARHFGQDVPMLLMQAAPSMTAHTETGTQWGYSYLRLRGLDQTRINITIDGVPLNDPEDQVLYFANLADLMSNVQSVQVQRGVGTSTAGTASYAGSINFETMPVARKQRSGDVEVQLGSFGAQRASASFNSGLGDNRLAAYGRVSALRTNGYRDHSGVMGRSAFLGAGWFGDRDIVKVTAIVGQLADTLSYTGATLAELAENRRYNPLYPNERDKFGQQMVSLAYTHARADGGSFNTTLYRNSASGNYDYFDLPDRYRYNLAHTWYGVTSAYNVERGAVRLNTGVNANTYQRAHRAYFQPDTELYDNTGHKQDASAFVKASVDVGRARWFADVQGRWAQFRYDPSENAGITERSIDWAFLNPKAGVTMTLRPGLSAFASYGITSREPARSDMFAGEDDLNADNVAGFGDLSRVKPERLHDTELGLTYTHSALDVSANLYSMDFRNDLARIGAPTASGAIPRRSVGSSYRRGVELDATYRGVDKLVFAGNATWSDNRIKQFTDSSRGTPVVRRDVEPMLTPRFITTHRVDVLPTPRLGFSLEGRYQSRAFLDNTSSADRILPDYYTVDASARVAVRDFTVMVRGVNLGDTQKFGSGAVSGSGRVRYFVLPARALFVTLGYAF, encoded by the coding sequence ATGTCTCGTCGCAGCCTCGTGCGCCATGGGCGCACGCCGCGGCCTGGCCGTCTTCGCACGGCCGCCGCATCTCTGTCCATCGTGGTGCTTACGCTCGCGCCCGTAGCGCTTCATGCGCAAGGCACGCGACCCACACGTCCGGACACGGCCACGTCCGACACCACGGCCCGCCGCATTGAAGGGGTGCTGGTCAACGCCATCCGCGCCGGCAATGAAGCGCCGATCGCGCAAAAGACCATCGGGCGTGCGGCCATCACCGCGCGGCATTTCGGTCAGGATGTGCCGATGCTGCTCATGCAGGCTGCCCCCTCGATGACCGCCCACACCGAGACGGGCACGCAGTGGGGCTACAGCTACCTGCGTTTGCGTGGTCTCGATCAGACGCGCATCAACATCACCATCGACGGTGTGCCGCTCAACGATCCGGAAGACCAGGTGTTGTACTTCGCCAATCTGGCCGATCTGATGAGCAACGTGCAGAGCGTGCAGGTGCAACGTGGTGTGGGCACCAGCACGGCCGGCACGGCGTCGTATGCGGGTTCGATCAACTTCGAGACCATGCCGGTGGCGCGGAAGCAGCGCAGCGGCGACGTCGAAGTGCAACTGGGTTCTTTTGGGGCACAGCGGGCCAGCGCGTCTTTCAATTCTGGTCTTGGCGACAATCGCCTCGCCGCGTATGGCCGCGTGAGTGCCCTGCGCACCAACGGCTATCGTGATCACTCGGGTGTCATGGGGCGCTCGGCATTCCTTGGCGCGGGCTGGTTCGGTGACCGCGACATTGTGAAGGTGACGGCCATCGTGGGACAGCTCGCCGATACGCTCTCGTATACGGGTGCCACACTGGCCGAGCTCGCGGAGAATCGCCGCTACAACCCGTTGTATCCGAACGAACGCGACAAGTTTGGCCAGCAGATGGTGTCGCTCGCCTACACGCACGCACGTGCCGACGGTGGCAGCTTCAACACCACGCTCTATCGCAACTCGGCCAGCGGCAACTACGACTATTTCGACCTGCCTGATCGGTACCGCTACAATCTGGCTCACACCTGGTATGGCGTGACCAGTGCGTACAACGTGGAGCGGGGGGCGGTGCGCCTCAACACGGGTGTCAATGCGAACACCTACCAGCGGGCGCATCGGGCGTACTTTCAGCCCGATACCGAGTTGTATGACAACACCGGCCACAAGCAGGACGCCAGCGCGTTCGTGAAGGCCTCCGTGGACGTGGGCCGCGCACGCTGGTTTGCCGACGTACAGGGACGATGGGCGCAATTCCGCTACGACCCATCGGAGAATGCCGGTATCACGGAGCGCAGCATCGATTGGGCATTCCTGAATCCCAAGGCCGGCGTGACGATGACGTTGCGTCCCGGACTGTCGGCCTTCGCGAGCTATGGCATCACCAGCCGAGAGCCCGCGCGCAGTGACATGTTCGCCGGTGAAGATGACCTCAACGCGGACAATGTGGCCGGCTTCGGTGATCTCTCGCGCGTGAAGCCGGAACGCCTGCACGACACCGAACTGGGTCTTACGTACACGCATTCCGCGCTCGACGTGTCGGCCAATCTGTACAGCATGGATTTCCGGAACGATCTGGCCCGCATCGGCGCGCCAACAGCATCCGGCGCCATCCCACGCCGCAGTGTGGGCAGCAGCTATCGCCGTGGCGTTGAACTCGATGCCACCTATCGCGGTGTCGACAAACTGGTCTTCGCCGGCAACGCCACGTGGAGCGACAATCGCATCAAGCAGTTCACCGATTCGTCGCGTGGAACGCCGGTGGTGCGCCGGGATGTAGAGCCGATGCTCACGCCGCGCTTCATCACCACGCATCGTGTGGACGTGTTGCCCACGCCGCGACTGGGTTTCAGCCTGGAAGGCCGCTACCAGTCACGCGCATTCCTCGACAACACCAGCAGCGCTGATCGTATTCTTCCCGACTACTACACCGTCGATGCATCGGCCCGCGTGGCCGTGCGGGATTTCACCGTGATGGTGCGCGGTGTGAACCTCGGCGACACTCAGAAGTTCGGCAGTGGCGCCGTGTCAGGCTCTGGGCGCGTGCGGTACTTCGTACTGCCGGCCCGGGCTCTGTTCGTCACGCTCGGCTACGCGTTCTGA